A genomic stretch from Psilocybe cubensis strain MGC-MH-2018 chromosome 1, whole genome shotgun sequence includes:
- a CDS encoding Serine/threonine-protein kinase hal4, translated as MAIHESSSEASQADGEGDSPDKPPHADLSSQLQSSLNISHPATTSSSSTVTLTANGATQVPEKGHSPGSYPLPPPDSLLAGNKQPGYTRGALQKLSSVPLSTASSSSSDQPNHKRQASGPHSPLHSPSPSATSPADSYWEGASAPPSRGPSRPPSQPASRAPSMSAGVSGGKIVVPQQAAQPVAGRERRASKASDTVPVTPGRASKPASVHSDKGESSHKFNLKDLLGSGPKLNRKSSQRSTSSRKSDSDAGDGRAKSTAGDSAVSLTQKYGVCQKVAIGKGATSVVRLAHKWDRSEEKLYAIKEFRKRRKNESEKEYVKKLTAEFCISSTLHHPNIVETVDLVQDENQHWCEVMEFCPGGDLYAAIKKGGMSPSEVECCFKQILNGVSYLHSQGVAHRDIKPENLFFDTKGHLKIGDYGASTVYRLPWEATVHMSTGLCGSEPYIAPEQFLSKPYDARLVDIWACGIVYYCLHFQELPWRAAQPGTDPLYSAYAAACANPNPAVSTCPPTINNLNPRACRTLIRKMLEPDPRQRSTIEDVIAHPWVESIEVCHEGVEAKHVHVSARAMGMAYNIGNGA; from the exons ATGGCCATTCACGAATCATCAAGCGAGGCTTCCCAGGCAGACGGCGAGGGCGACAGTCCCGATAAACCGCCCCATGCCGATCTCTCCAGTCAGCTTCAGTCATCTTTGAACATTTCCCACCCAGCCACCACATCGAGCTCGTCCACAGTCACCCTCACGGCGAACGGTGCGACCCAGGTGCCGGAAAAGGGCCATAGCCCCGGAAGCTACCCCCTTCCGCCCCCAGATTCCCTCCTCGCAGGCAACAAGCAGCCAGGCTACACTCGAGGTGCCCTGCAGAAGCTCTCCTCCGTTCCGCTCTCGACAgcctcatcctcgtcctccgaTCAGCCCAACCACAAGCGACAGGCATCGGGCCCGCACAGTCCGCTCCACTCTCCCTCGCCATCTGCCACGTCGCCCGCAGACAGCTACTGGGAGGGAGCCAGCGCTCCACCCAGCAGGGGCCCCAGCCGGCCGCCGAGTCAGCCTGCCAGTCGTGCGCCCAGCATGTCTGCCGGCGTCTCCGGCGGCAAGATCGTAGTTCCGCAGCAGGCTGCCCAGCCTGTGGCGGGCAGGGAGCGACGGGCGAGTAAGGCGAGCGACACCGTCCCGGTCACCCCCGGCAGGGCCAGCAAGCCGGCCTCGGTCCACTCGGACAAGGGCGAGAGTTCCCACAAGTTCAACCTCAAGGATCTGTTGGGCAGCGGGCCCAAGCTTAACAGGAAGAGCTCGCAGCGGTCGACGTCGTCGAGGAAATCAGACTCGGATGCAGGAGACGGGCGTGCCAAGAGCACAGCGGGCGATAGTGCTGTCAGTTTGACGCAGAAGTATGGTGTGTGCCAAAAGGTCGCGATTGGGAAAGGAGCGACCAGTGTGGTTAGACTGGCTCATAAGTGGGATCGCAGCGAAGAGAAGCTATATGCAATCAAG GAGTTCCGCAAACGCCGAAAGAACGAGTCGGAGAAGGAGTACGTCAAAAAGCTCACCGCCGAGTTCTGTATATCGTCCACCTTGCACCACCCCAACATTGTCGAGACCGTCGACCTTGTTCAGGATGAGAACCAACACTGGTGCGAAGTGATGGAATTCTGCCCTGGAGGAGACTTGTACGCTGCCATCAAGAAAGG CGGTATGAGCCCCAGCGAGGTTGAGTGCTGCTTCAAGCAGATCCTCAACGGCGTGTCGTATCTTCACAGCCAAGGTGTCGCCCACCGAGACATCAAGCCCGAAAATCTCTTCTTCGATACCAAAGGGCACTTGAAG ATTGGCGACTATGGTGCATCGACCGTGTATCGTCTTCCGTGGGAAGCGACAGTGCACATGTCGACGGGGCTCTGCGGCAGCGAGCCCTACATTGCTCCTGAGCAGTTTTTAAGCAAAC CGTATGACGCACGGTTGGTCGACATCTGGGCATGCGGGATCGTGTACTACTGCCTGCACTTCCAGGAGCTGCCATGGCGCGCGGCGCAGCCTGGGACAGACCCGCTGTACTCTGCCTACGCCGCGGCGTGCGCGAACCCGAACCCAGCGGTGTCGACGTGCCCGCCTACGATCAACAACCTGAACCCGCGCGCGTGCCGGACGCTGATCCGCAAGATGCTCGAGCCGGACCCGAGGCAACGCTCGACGATCGAGGACGTGATCGCGCACCCGTGGGTCGAGTCGATCGAGGTCTGCCATGAAGGCGTCGAGGCGAAGCATGTCCATGTCAGTGCGCGGGCGATGGGGATGGCGTATAATATTGGAAATGGGGCGTAG